One part of the Chryseobacterium sp. 7 genome encodes these proteins:
- a CDS encoding isopenicillin N synthase family dioxygenase gives MDKIPSVDLRDFLSDNPERKQKFVNEIGKAYEEIGFVALKGHFLDDNLVDDLYGEVKNFFDQPVETKQKYEIPGIGGQRGYVGFGKETAKGFKKGDLKEFWHFGQYLSDDSKYKTEYPDNVIVDELPKFNEVGKEAFQMLEKTGQYVLRALALHLGLNEFYFDDKIAEGNSILRPIHYPPITEEPDDAVRAAAHGDINLITLLMGAQGKGLQVQNHNGEWIDAIAEPDELMINVGDMLSRHTNNKLKSTIHRVVNPPREMWSTSRYSIPFFMHPISAMSLNALDNCVDENNPKLYEDTTAGEFLHERLIELGLIKK, from the coding sequence ATGGATAAAATACCTAGTGTAGACCTGCGTGATTTCCTTTCGGACAACCCGGAACGCAAACAGAAATTTGTAAATGAAATCGGAAAAGCTTATGAAGAAATTGGTTTTGTAGCCTTAAAAGGCCATTTTCTTGATGACAACCTGGTAGATGATTTGTATGGAGAGGTAAAAAACTTTTTTGACCAACCAGTGGAAACGAAACAGAAGTATGAGATTCCAGGAATTGGTGGCCAGAGAGGTTATGTAGGATTCGGTAAAGAAACTGCAAAAGGTTTCAAAAAAGGAGACTTAAAAGAATTTTGGCATTTCGGGCAGTATCTGTCTGATGATTCAAAATACAAAACTGAGTATCCGGACAATGTAATCGTTGATGAACTTCCAAAATTCAACGAGGTAGGTAAAGAAGCCTTCCAAATGCTTGAAAAAACAGGACAGTATGTTCTAAGAGCTTTAGCATTACATCTTGGTTTAAATGAATTTTATTTTGATGACAAAATCGCAGAAGGAAATTCTATTCTAAGACCCATTCACTACCCGCCAATTACTGAAGAACCGGATGATGCGGTAAGAGCAGCAGCTCATGGGGATATCAACCTTATCACTCTTTTAATGGGAGCACAAGGGAAAGGTCTTCAGGTTCAGAACCATAACGGAGAGTGGATAGATGCTATTGCAGAACCAGATGAACTGATGATCAACGTTGGAGATATGCTTTCAAGACATACCAACAACAAATTGAAATCTACCATCCACAGAGTAGTGAACCCGCCAAGAGAGATGTGGAGTACTTCAAGATATTCAATTCCTTTCTTTATGCATCCCATCAGTGCAATGTCTTTAAATGCACTTGATAACTGTGTAGATGAAAACAATCCAAAACTATACGAAGACACTACTGCCGGAGAATTCCTGCATGAAAGATTAATCGAATTAGGATTGATTAAAAAATAA